A single genomic interval of Oceanithermus profundus DSM 14977 harbors:
- a CDS encoding ABC transporter permease, whose product MRYLRLLGIFWAASAAARMEYRAAFVVAMFASVIETAGKLFGVYLFYSSGFELGGWPWQEALLVLGFAQLVDAFFLLFFVPNLRRISEMVQDGTLDFVLLKPVDSQFWVSAQKLDPIGLPYLLLGAAVLGYAGWASGLAAGGWAWLAFAGAGAVFLVYALAFLLATTSIWFVKIFNVVHFLSSMIWSAQYPVQAYARPFRLFLTFVLPVYFMTTAPAELALGRVGGGAPWAMFLVALGLFAFSRAFWRFALRFYTSASS is encoded by the coding sequence GTGCGCTACCTGCGTCTTCTCGGCATCTTCTGGGCCGCTTCGGCGGCGGCGCGGATGGAGTACCGGGCGGCCTTCGTGGTGGCGATGTTCGCCTCCGTCATCGAGACGGCGGGCAAACTGTTCGGGGTCTACCTCTTCTATTCGAGCGGCTTCGAGCTGGGCGGCTGGCCCTGGCAGGAGGCCCTCCTCGTCCTCGGCTTCGCGCAACTGGTGGACGCCTTCTTCCTGCTCTTCTTCGTCCCCAACCTGCGGCGGATCTCGGAGATGGTGCAGGACGGCACCCTCGACTTCGTGCTGCTCAAGCCGGTGGACAGCCAGTTCTGGGTGAGCGCGCAGAAGCTCGATCCCATCGGCCTGCCTTACCTGCTGCTGGGCGCGGCGGTGCTCGGCTACGCCGGGTGGGCTTCGGGTCTGGCGGCGGGCGGCTGGGCGTGGCTCGCCTTCGCCGGCGCCGGCGCGGTCTTCCTGGTCTACGCCCTGGCCTTCCTGCTGGCCACCACCTCGATCTGGTTCGTCAAGATCTTCAACGTCGTGCACTTCCTCAGCTCGATGATCTGGAGCGCCCAGTATCCGGTGCAGGCGTACGCGCGCCCCTTCCGGCTCTTCCTCACCTTCGTGCTGCCCGTCTACTTCATGACCACGGCGCCGGCGGAGCTGGCGCTGGGCCGGGTGGGGGGCGGCGCGCCCTGGGCGATGTTCCTCGTGGCCCTGGGGCTCTTCGCGTTTTCCCGGGCCTTCTGGCGCTTCGCCCTGCGTTTCTACACCTCGGCCTCGAGTTGA
- the argF gene encoding ornithine carbamoyltransferase, which yields MSNHLLSISDLDTDRLHALLRTAEQFKNARYRGSELRGKTLAMIFEKPSLRTRTTLEVAAVHLGGHAVYLDARQVGLGVREPVRDVAENLGRWVEGVSARVNKHETVAGLAEFAGVPVINALSDAHHPLQALADLMTLKENFGRLAGVRLAYVGDGNNVLTSLLEAAALAGLEVVVSTPEGYEPDAGLLERARARFVRDPFEAVQGADAVYTDVWTSMGQEAEAERRLRDFAGYTVTPELMEAAGGEAIFLHCLPAHYGEEVVEEVAHGPRSRIFDQAENRLHTVKAVLAHYLGGRPWSG from the coding sequence ATGTCCAACCACCTCTTGTCGATCTCCGATCTCGATACCGACCGGTTGCACGCCCTGCTCAGAACCGCGGAGCAGTTCAAGAACGCGCGTTACCGGGGCAGTGAACTTCGCGGCAAGACGCTGGCCATGATCTTCGAAAAGCCCTCGCTGCGGACGCGCACCACCCTCGAGGTCGCGGCCGTGCACCTGGGCGGGCACGCGGTCTACCTCGACGCCCGGCAGGTGGGTCTGGGCGTGCGCGAGCCGGTGCGCGACGTGGCCGAGAACCTGGGCCGCTGGGTCGAGGGGGTTTCGGCGCGTGTGAATAAACATGAAACGGTGGCCGGACTCGCGGAGTTCGCGGGCGTGCCCGTGATCAACGCGCTGTCCGATGCGCACCACCCGTTGCAGGCGCTCGCCGACCTGATGACCCTGAAGGAGAACTTCGGCCGGCTCGCCGGGGTTCGCCTCGCCTACGTGGGCGACGGCAACAACGTGCTGACCTCGCTGCTCGAGGCCGCGGCGCTTGCGGGGCTCGAGGTCGTGGTGAGCACCCCCGAGGGTTACGAGCCCGACGCCGGGCTGCTCGAGCGGGCGCGCGCCCGGTTCGTGCGCGATCCCTTCGAGGCCGTGCAGGGGGCCGACGCGGTCTACACCGACGTCTGGACCTCGATGGGGCAGGAGGCCGAGGCCGAGCGCCGCCTGCGCGACTTCGCGGGCTACACGGTCACCCCCGAGCTGATGGAGGCCGCCGGGGGCGAGGCCATCTTCCTGCACTGCCTGCCGGCCCACTACGGCGAGGAGGTGGTCGAGGAGGTGGCCCACGGCCCCCGCAGCCGCATCTTCGATCAGGCCGAGAACCGCCTTCATACGGTCAAGGCGGTGCTCGCCCACTACCTGGGAGGCCGTCCTTGGTCCGGGTAG
- the argC gene encoding N-acetyl-gamma-glutamyl-phosphate reductase — MVRVAILGASGYGGSELIRILGRHPEVRLVGFSSRAYAGRPLSAAWPQIDLNTPFAQVEEAVAEAELVFMALPNGIAMELAPRLVEEGRRVVDLSGDFRLPPDVYEAWYGIRHASPDWYPRARYGLTELFRDDLPGAELVANPGCYVTAASLALAPLVTAGLDGRVAVAAMSGVSGAGRDAGGTAFAEVNENLRPYKPAGRHRHTAEIEFNLARLRAQGRKVRTHGPAEARPLSFTPHLVPMTRGILVTAYVDPPRGVAPGELAELFGEFYAGERFVRLTEDLPQTKGVYGANTVWISPKLDERTGQIVVFAAIDNLVKGASGQAVQNMNVVLGYDEGLGLETHGLWP, encoded by the coding sequence TTGGTCCGGGTAGCCATCCTGGGGGCCAGCGGCTACGGGGGTTCGGAGCTGATCCGCATCCTCGGCCGCCACCCCGAGGTGCGGCTCGTGGGTTTCAGCAGCCGCGCCTACGCCGGTCGTCCGCTCAGCGCCGCCTGGCCCCAGATCGACCTGAACACCCCCTTCGCCCAGGTGGAGGAGGCGGTGGCCGAGGCCGAGCTGGTCTTCATGGCCCTGCCGAACGGCATCGCCATGGAGCTCGCGCCGCGGCTCGTGGAGGAGGGGCGCCGGGTCGTCGACCTTTCCGGCGATTTCCGGCTGCCGCCCGACGTCTACGAGGCCTGGTACGGCATCCGCCACGCGAGCCCCGACTGGTACCCCCGCGCCCGTTACGGGCTCACCGAGCTGTTTCGGGACGACCTCCCCGGCGCCGAGCTGGTGGCCAACCCCGGCTGCTACGTGACCGCGGCCAGCCTGGCGCTGGCGCCGCTCGTGACCGCGGGGCTCGACGGGCGCGTGGCCGTCGCCGCCATGAGCGGCGTCTCGGGGGCGGGGCGCGACGCCGGGGGCACGGCGTTCGCCGAGGTGAACGAGAACCTGCGCCCCTACAAGCCCGCGGGCCGGCACCGCCACACCGCCGAGATCGAGTTCAACCTGGCGCGGTTGCGCGCCCAGGGGCGGAAGGTTCGGACCCACGGCCCCGCCGAGGCGCGGCCGCTCTCGTTCACGCCCCACCTGGTGCCAATGACCCGGGGCATCCTGGTGACCGCCTACGTCGACCCGCCCCGCGGGGTCGCGCCGGGGGAGCTGGCGGAGCTGTTCGGGGAGTTCTACGCCGGCGAACGCTTTGTCCGCCTGACCGAAGACCTGCCCCAGACCAAGGGCGTCTACGGCGCCAACACCGTCTGGATCAGCCCCAAGCTCGACGAGCGCACGGGGCAGATCGTCGTCTTCGCCGCCATCGACAACCTGGTCAAAGGGGCCTCGGGCCAGGCGGTACAGAACATGAACGTCGTGCTCGGGTACGACGAGGGGTTGGGCCTGGAGACCCACGGGCTCTGGCCCTAG
- a CDS encoding cob(I)yrinic acid a,c-diamide adenosyltransferase, which yields MKLYTRTGDAGETGLYGGERLGKDHPRVRAYGEVDEANSQIGFVRSLLPEALEDLDAHLAAIQNALFDLGADLATRFGGPHEAKVRRMGEDDTALLEAWTDRYTEEGPPFTGFVLPGGHPAAAALQVARAVVRRAERAVVALARVEDVNPEALRYLNRLSDLLFAMARWLNAREGVSEPLWQPRPSSPNS from the coding sequence ATGAAGCTCTACACGCGCACCGGCGACGCCGGCGAAACCGGGCTCTACGGCGGCGAGCGCCTGGGCAAGGACCACCCACGGGTCCGGGCCTACGGCGAGGTGGACGAGGCGAACAGCCAGATTGGCTTCGTCCGCAGCCTGCTGCCGGAAGCCCTTGAGGACCTGGACGCCCACCTGGCGGCGATTCAGAACGCGCTCTTCGATCTGGGGGCCGACCTGGCCACCCGTTTTGGCGGCCCCCACGAAGCCAAGGTGCGGCGGATGGGGGAGGACGACACCGCCCTCCTCGAGGCCTGGACCGACCGCTACACCGAAGAGGGGCCGCCCTTCACCGGTTTCGTGCTGCCCGGGGGGCACCCCGCGGCCGCGGCGCTGCAGGTGGCGCGCGCGGTGGTGCGCCGCGCCGAGCGCGCGGTCGTCGCCCTCGCCCGCGTCGAGGACGTGAACCCCGAGGCGCTGCGCTACCTCAACCGGCTCTCCGACCTGCTCTTCGCGATGGCGCGCTGGCTCAACGCGCGCGAGGGGGTGAGCGAGCCGCTTTGGCAGCCCCGGCCGTCCTCGCCGAACAGCTGA
- a CDS encoding ABC transporter permease codes for MLLAKVRTLLAVHFAYMMEYRAEIFFWILGGLVPFFFMAAWSEAARQGYTPYSPLEYARYFFAVFVARQLAIVWANWTFSDWVRTGKLSFYLLQPLDPMWRLLADHVGERGVRFPVLAVIGAVFAALFPGALVWPGWGALALGLAASTLAFLLSFFVAYSVGLLSFWLEDATEIFELWYVLVLFFSGMLAPLSLYPEAVQRVLLWTPFPHLVYLPAALWSGLEPADARGFAVLLVWTLVFFAASRLLWRLGRRRYSAMGA; via the coding sequence GTGCTCCTGGCCAAGGTGCGCACGCTGCTGGCGGTCCATTTCGCGTACATGATGGAGTACCGCGCCGAGATCTTCTTCTGGATCCTGGGCGGCCTCGTCCCCTTCTTCTTCATGGCCGCCTGGAGCGAGGCGGCGCGGCAGGGGTACACGCCGTACAGCCCCCTGGAGTACGCCCGCTACTTCTTCGCCGTCTTCGTCGCGCGCCAGCTCGCCATCGTCTGGGCCAACTGGACCTTCAGCGACTGGGTGCGCACCGGCAAGCTCTCCTTTTACCTGCTCCAGCCCCTCGACCCGATGTGGCGGCTGCTCGCCGACCACGTAGGGGAGCGGGGGGTGCGCTTTCCCGTCCTAGCGGTCATCGGGGCCGTCTTCGCCGCCCTCTTCCCGGGGGCGCTCGTCTGGCCCGGCTGGGGGGCGCTGGCGCTGGGGCTCGCCGCCAGCACGCTGGCCTTCCTCCTCAGCTTCTTCGTGGCCTACTCGGTGGGCCTGCTGTCGTTCTGGCTCGAAGACGCGACCGAGATCTTCGAGCTCTGGTACGTGCTGGTGCTCTTCTTCTCGGGGATGCTCGCGCCGCTTTCGCTCTACCCGGAGGCCGTGCAGCGGGTGCTCCTGTGGACGCCGTTTCCCCACCTCGTCTACCTGCCGGCGGCGCTCTGGTCGGGGCTCGAGCCCGCGGACGCGCGCGGCTTCGCGGTGCTGCTCGTCTGGACGCTCGTCTTCTTCGCGGCCTCGCGGCTGCTCTGGCGGCTGGGGCGCCGCCGCTACAGCGCGATGGGGGCCTAG
- the plsY gene encoding glycerol-3-phosphate 1-O-acyltransferase PlsY produces MSLYALVTLLLAYLFGSVPAGVLIARLYGVNIREVGSGNIGATNVLRALGWGPALVVFAFDMFKGGLAVLIARALGVDGWLLGGVALAAVLGHNFSVFLGFKGGKGVATSFGTVLFLDPEVALFGLVVALVVIALTRYVSAGSLTGTSAGLVYAAFVGRPAWELTALALLVALVFWTHRENVVRLQQGKERRLGEKADRKPRYP; encoded by the coding sequence GTGAGCCTCTACGCCCTCGTCACCCTGCTGCTCGCCTACCTGTTCGGATCCGTGCCCGCCGGCGTGCTGATCGCACGCCTCTACGGGGTGAACATCCGCGAGGTCGGCTCGGGCAACATCGGCGCCACCAACGTGCTGCGGGCGCTGGGGTGGGGTCCGGCGCTCGTCGTCTTCGCCTTCGACATGTTCAAGGGCGGTCTGGCGGTGCTGATCGCGCGGGCGCTGGGCGTCGACGGCTGGCTGCTGGGCGGCGTGGCGCTGGCGGCGGTGCTGGGGCACAACTTCTCCGTCTTCCTGGGGTTCAAGGGCGGCAAGGGCGTGGCCACCAGCTTCGGCACCGTCCTCTTCCTCGATCCCGAGGTCGCCCTCTTCGGTTTGGTCGTGGCCCTCGTCGTCATCGCCCTGACGCGGTACGTTTCCGCGGGCAGCCTGACGGGCACCTCCGCGGGCCTCGTCTACGCCGCCTTCGTGGGCCGCCCCGCCTGGGAGCTGACGGCGCTGGCGCTGCTGGTCGCCCTCGTCTTCTGGACCCACCGCGAGAACGTGGTGCGGCTGCAGCAGGGCAAGGAGCGCCGGTTGGGGGAGAAGGCCGACAGGAAGCCGAGGTACCCGTGA
- the bshB1 gene encoding bacillithiol biosynthesis deacetylase BshB1, which produces MTLDLLVVAPHPDDAELGAGGTLAKAARAGRAVGVIDLTQGELGSKGDPETRAREAEAAARVLGLAWRANLGLPDGGVADAPEPARALAALLRRTRPRVVLAPHPEDRHPDHVAAAALARRAVHLAGLARADVEGRPHKPERFLHYPGNAPVRPDLLVDVSDVIEVWEAAVRAFASQFEGEDVSETVGPAGLEARRALRRYWGNLAGVAYAEPLASPRPWLLDLP; this is translated from the coding sequence GTGACGCTCGACCTGCTCGTGGTGGCCCCGCACCCCGACGACGCCGAGCTCGGTGCCGGCGGCACGCTGGCCAAGGCGGCGCGGGCCGGGCGTGCGGTGGGCGTGATCGACCTCACCCAGGGCGAGCTCGGGAGCAAGGGCGACCCCGAGACCCGCGCCCGCGAGGCCGAGGCGGCGGCGCGGGTGCTGGGGCTGGCGTGGCGCGCCAACCTGGGTCTGCCCGACGGCGGCGTGGCCGACGCCCCCGAGCCCGCCCGGGCGCTGGCGGCGCTGCTGCGCCGCACCCGCCCGCGGGTCGTCCTGGCGCCCCACCCGGAGGACCGCCACCCCGACCACGTGGCCGCGGCGGCGCTGGCGCGCCGGGCGGTCCACCTGGCCGGCCTTGCGCGCGCGGACGTCGAGGGCCGGCCTCACAAACCCGAGCGGTTCCTGCACTACCCCGGCAACGCGCCCGTCCGCCCGGACCTGCTCGTCGACGTCAGCGACGTGATCGAGGTCTGGGAAGCGGCCGTGCGCGCCTTCGCCAGCCAGTTCGAGGGAGAGGACGTCAGCGAAACCGTGGGCCCGGCGGGGCTGGAGGCCCGCCGGGCGCTGCGCCGCTACTGGGGCAACCTCGCGGGGGTGGCCTACGCCGAACCGCTGGCGAGCCCCCGCCCCTGGTTGCTCGACCTTCCTTAG
- a CDS encoding MarR family winged helix-turn-helix transcriptional regulator, producing the protein MEAWPLLTRIWRLQRALAQEAAPCIGEYGLNPKELMLLAFVEKRPHAGQLARELHLPAPSVTHALKRLERSGLIVREHDPQDLRRFLFTLTPKGREALEAGRVCLVERLRDRLSRLAPEERATLIALLDRMLEEHA; encoded by the coding sequence GTGGAAGCCTGGCCCCTGCTCACCCGCATCTGGAGGCTGCAACGCGCCCTGGCGCAGGAGGCGGCGCCCTGCATCGGCGAGTACGGCCTCAACCCCAAGGAGCTGATGCTGCTCGCCTTCGTGGAGAAGCGCCCCCACGCGGGGCAGCTGGCCCGCGAGCTGCACCTGCCCGCACCCAGCGTCACCCACGCCCTCAAACGCCTGGAACGCTCGGGTCTGATCGTTCGCGAGCACGACCCCCAGGACCTGAGGCGCTTCCTCTTCACCCTCACCCCCAAGGGGCGGGAGGCGCTGGAGGCCGGGCGCGTCTGCCTGGTCGAACGCCTGCGCGACCGGCTGAGCCGCCTGGCCCCCGAGGAACGGGCGACGTTGATCGCCCTTCTGGACCGCATGCTGGAGGAACACGCATGA
- a CDS encoding ABC transporter ATP-binding protein encodes MAAPAVLAEQLSKTFLVAEKDPGFAGTLRHFVRRRYRRIEAVRGVNFEIAPGEVVGFLGPNGAGKTTTLKMLTGLVQPTSGRARVLGRDPYRREAALLRSLTLVMGNKQQLIWDLPVLDSLRVNAAVYEIPWAEAERRTAELAEMLGVADVLRQPVRKLSLGERMKAELLASLLHRPRVLFLDEPTLGLDVNAQLAVRRFLKAYRERYGATLLLTSHYMADIEALAERVIVIHEGRLLYDGPLGGLVERFAPFKEVRLVLARPAAAAAFARYGEVEEAGGLRVRLLVEKERLTAVVAELLANFELRDLSVDEPPLEEVIGRVFAKGAV; translated from the coding sequence TTGGCAGCCCCGGCCGTCCTCGCCGAACAGCTGAGCAAGACCTTCCTGGTCGCGGAGAAGGACCCTGGCTTCGCGGGGACGCTGCGCCACTTCGTGCGCCGCCGCTACCGGCGCATCGAGGCGGTGCGCGGGGTGAACTTCGAGATCGCGCCCGGCGAGGTGGTGGGCTTTCTGGGCCCCAACGGCGCGGGCAAGACGACGACGCTCAAGATGCTGACCGGGCTGGTCCAGCCCACGAGCGGCCGCGCGCGGGTGCTGGGGCGCGACCCCTACCGGCGCGAGGCGGCGTTGCTGCGGAGCCTGACGCTGGTCATGGGCAACAAGCAGCAGCTCATCTGGGACCTCCCGGTCCTCGACTCGCTGCGCGTCAACGCCGCGGTCTACGAGATCCCCTGGGCCGAGGCCGAGCGCCGCACCGCGGAGCTGGCGGAGATGCTCGGGGTCGCGGACGTGCTGCGCCAACCGGTGCGCAAGCTCAGTCTGGGCGAACGGATGAAGGCCGAGCTGCTGGCTTCGCTTTTGCACCGGCCGCGGGTGCTCTTCCTCGACGAACCCACGCTGGGCCTCGACGTGAACGCGCAGCTGGCGGTGCGCCGTTTCCTGAAGGCCTACCGCGAGCGTTACGGGGCGACGCTGCTGCTCACCAGCCACTACATGGCCGACATCGAGGCGCTGGCGGAGCGGGTGATCGTGATCCACGAGGGGCGGCTGCTCTACGACGGGCCGCTCGGGGGGCTGGTCGAGCGGTTCGCGCCCTTCAAGGAGGTGCGGCTGGTGCTGGCGCGGCCGGCGGCGGCCGCCGCCTTCGCCCGCTACGGCGAGGTGGAGGAGGCCGGCGGCCTGCGGGTGCGCCTGCTCGTCGAGAAGGAGCGGCTCACCGCCGTGGTGGCGGAGCTGCTGGCGAACTTCGAACTGCGCGACCTCTCGGTGGACGAACCGCCGCTGGAAGAGGTGATCGGGCGGGTCTTCGCGAAGGGGGCGGTCTAG
- a CDS encoding DHA2 family efflux MFS transporter permease subunit, whose product MNRTQRLTLIGIFLGIFLAALDQTIVATALPRIVQDLGGMDKYAWVGTSYLLASTIAVPIFGRLADLVSSRMLLLWAIVIFLVGSMLSGLSGTMEQLIAFRGLQGIGGGALFAVATTTIGLLFSPRERGKFQGLFGAVFAIASVVGPWLGGLLTDHLSWHWVFYINVPVGAVAVYFIAVHMPVLRPASTHRFDLGGALTLALWTIPLLLATSWGGHEYAWTSPVILGLFAWAAAGLALFVYVETHTPEPLFDLTLFQNPVFRWASVALFFFGAAFLSAMFFLPLYLIQVKGISATMSGLTITPLTLGAIVGAIGSGQIASRWGRYKPLMIGGMSWLLVNFFAMHFLIQVDTPLWQVLALMVSMGLGLGPGMPLFTLAVQNAVPPERMGTASSATQFFRQIGSTMGIALMGAVLAASLQTQLSANLPSNLTNGKVDLGAMRDPGALERSFDTELQATLDELERALSGDEAAKAALLKNPLLPAELKQMLEGPPPPAAYREMVLAKVKEELAAQAEQLKRQVTEALNLAITEAMKQVYLYAAWLVVLGLAATFLIPDARLEGRAHFSPGD is encoded by the coding sequence ATGAACCGCACCCAACGGCTAACCCTGATCGGCATCTTTCTCGGCATCTTCCTGGCGGCGCTCGACCAGACGATCGTGGCCACCGCGCTGCCGCGCATCGTGCAGGACCTAGGCGGGATGGACAAGTACGCCTGGGTGGGAACCAGCTACCTGCTCGCCTCCACAATCGCGGTGCCCATCTTCGGCCGTCTGGCCGACCTGGTCTCGAGCCGCATGCTGCTCCTCTGGGCCATCGTCATCTTCTTGGTGGGCTCCATGCTCTCCGGCCTCTCGGGAACGATGGAGCAGCTCATCGCCTTCCGCGGACTGCAGGGCATCGGCGGCGGGGCCCTCTTCGCGGTGGCCACCACGACGATCGGCCTGCTCTTCTCGCCGCGGGAGCGCGGGAAGTTCCAGGGGCTGTTCGGGGCCGTCTTCGCCATCGCCAGCGTGGTGGGCCCCTGGCTGGGCGGACTCCTCACCGACCACCTCTCCTGGCACTGGGTCTTCTACATCAACGTGCCGGTAGGCGCCGTGGCCGTGTACTTCATCGCCGTGCACATGCCCGTGCTGCGCCCGGCCTCGACGCACCGCTTCGACCTGGGCGGCGCCCTCACCCTGGCCCTCTGGACGATCCCGCTGCTGCTCGCCACCTCCTGGGGCGGCCACGAGTACGCCTGGACGAGCCCCGTCATCCTCGGCCTCTTCGCCTGGGCGGCGGCGGGTCTGGCGCTCTTCGTCTACGTGGAGACGCACACGCCGGAGCCGCTCTTCGACCTCACCCTCTTCCAGAACCCCGTCTTCCGCTGGGCCAGCGTGGCCCTCTTCTTCTTCGGGGCGGCCTTCCTGAGCGCGATGTTCTTCCTGCCCCTCTACCTGATCCAGGTCAAGGGGATCTCGGCGACGATGAGCGGCCTCACGATCACCCCGCTCACCCTGGGCGCCATCGTCGGCGCGATCGGCTCCGGCCAGATCGCCAGCCGCTGGGGGCGCTACAAGCCCCTGATGATCGGGGGGATGAGCTGGCTGCTCGTCAACTTCTTCGCCATGCACTTCCTGATCCAGGTGGACACCCCGCTGTGGCAGGTGCTGGCGCTGATGGTCAGCATGGGGCTGGGACTGGGCCCGGGGATGCCGCTCTTCACGCTCGCGGTGCAGAACGCGGTGCCGCCTGAACGCATGGGAACGGCCTCGAGCGCCACCCAGTTCTTCCGCCAGATCGGCTCGACGATGGGCATCGCCCTGATGGGCGCGGTGCTGGCGGCGAGCCTGCAAACCCAGCTGAGCGCCAACCTGCCGAGCAACCTCACGAACGGCAAGGTCGACCTCGGGGCGATGCGCGACCCCGGCGCGCTGGAACGCAGTTTCGACACCGAGCTGCAGGCGACCCTCGACGAACTGGAGCGCGCCCTCTCCGGCGACGAGGCGGCCAAGGCCGCCCTTCTGAAGAACCCGCTGCTGCCGGCCGAGCTGAAGCAGATGCTCGAAGGGCCGCCCCCGCCGGCGGCCTACCGCGAGATGGTGCTCGCCAAGGTCAAGGAAGAGCTCGCCGCACAGGCGGAGCAGCTCAAGCGGCAGGTCACCGAAGCGCTCAACCTCGCCATCACCGAGGCGATGAAGCAGGTCTACCTCTACGCCGCCTGGCTGGTGGTTCTGGGGTTGGCGGCCACCTTCCTCATTCCCGACGCGCGGCTGGAAGGGCGCGCCCACTTCAGCCCCGGGGACTAA
- the argJ gene encoding bifunctional glutamate N-acetyltransferase/amino-acid acetyltransferase ArgJ, with the protein MRLPEGFTAGAVASGIKPSGRPDLALVRIEPQADWAYVATTNRAAAPCVGRGRRLYAGGAPIAGLIVNAGNANCATGERGVADDRRLAELAARRLGLAPEAVLTASTGVIGVPLPVDKVEARIDAIELGRDLEAFAEAILTTDTRVKLSERPLPGGARVVGVAKGSGMIHPNMATMLAYLFTDAAVDREALRDRWPRVVGATFNQVTVDGDTSTNDMAVLFASGRAGPVSDGAFWEAVHAVARDLARQIARDGEGAQKLITVRVRGAVSEAEARVAARAVAASALWKAAVHGNDPNWGRILVALGYSGARFEPERLEIRLQETVIYDGGAVPYSGIALSQAMQAEEVVVDVDFREGAGAGEAWGCDLTEGYVKINAEYTT; encoded by the coding sequence ATGCGGTTACCCGAAGGATTCACGGCCGGTGCGGTGGCCAGCGGCATCAAGCCCAGCGGTCGCCCCGACCTCGCGCTGGTGCGGATCGAACCCCAGGCCGACTGGGCCTACGTGGCGACCACCAACCGCGCCGCCGCGCCCTGCGTGGGGCGCGGCCGGCGGCTTTACGCCGGCGGAGCGCCGATCGCGGGCCTGATTGTCAACGCCGGAAACGCCAACTGCGCCACCGGGGAACGGGGCGTGGCCGACGACCGCAGGCTCGCGGAGTTGGCGGCGCGCAGGCTGGGCCTTGCGCCCGAGGCGGTGCTGACGGCCTCGACCGGGGTGATCGGCGTGCCCCTCCCGGTCGACAAGGTCGAGGCCCGCATCGATGCGATCGAGCTCGGGCGCGACCTGGAGGCCTTCGCCGAGGCGATCCTCACCACGGACACCCGCGTCAAGCTGAGCGAGCGGCCGCTGCCCGGCGGCGCGCGCGTGGTGGGGGTGGCCAAGGGAAGCGGAATGATCCATCCCAACATGGCGACGATGCTCGCCTACCTGTTCACCGATGCGGCGGTGGACCGGGAGGCGTTGCGCGACCGCTGGCCGCGGGTGGTGGGGGCCACCTTCAACCAGGTCACCGTGGACGGCGACACCTCCACCAACGACATGGCTGTGCTCTTCGCGAGCGGTCGGGCCGGGCCGGTCTCCGACGGGGCCTTCTGGGAGGCGGTCCACGCGGTGGCCCGGGACCTGGCGCGGCAGATCGCCCGCGACGGTGAGGGGGCCCAGAAGCTGATCACGGTGCGGGTGCGCGGGGCGGTGAGCGAAGCGGAGGCGCGGGTCGCGGCGCGCGCGGTGGCGGCGAGCGCGCTTTGGAAGGCCGCGGTGCACGGCAACGACCCCAACTGGGGGCGCATCCTGGTGGCCCTGGGGTATTCGGGGGCCCGCTTCGAGCCCGAGCGGTTGGAGATCCGCCTTCAGGAGACCGTGATCTACGACGGCGGGGCGGTGCCCTACAGCGGCATCGCCTTGTCGCAGGCGATGCAGGCGGAGGAGGTCGTGGTGGACGTCGACTTCCGCGAGGGCGCGGGCGCGGGCGAGGCTTGGGGCTGCGACCTCACCGAGGGCTACGTCAAGATCAACGCCGAGTACACCACCTAG